The Calliopsis andreniformis isolate RMS-2024a chromosome 5, iyCalAndr_principal, whole genome shotgun sequence nucleotide sequence TTTAGTATATACGTTGAGTATTCACTCACAAGTATCTTATTATTCTTTATATTACCTAATATTGACAATaccaaaatatttaattattttacttTGGCTTATAAAACTTCACTTATATATTCAATAACTGTTTCCCCTCAATAATCACAAACTTCGAAGCACATTCaccaataaaaaaatatacatatatatatatataaaaaaacacTGCAAATATATTCTCAAAACTTCCTGCTATAAAGAAGATGTAATTTGACTTGAAGCAATGAATTTTCTTACGATCAATAAGAATGTTCAAAATTgttattcatttcatttttCTAAAGTCTTATCCCGCTTCCTCTTGAACAGAtttataataatcgtgatatatatatattaaaaaaaatgtaacttatcactttcacactagacacaaacttctttttaaaaatacatttaagataaaaaattaatttgaatCATAAATCTGCAAAAATATTTTGCTGATCATTTGATGATTTTTTTCGATCATACTTATGAAACtaacattttcaaaaattgaatttgaattgaaaataaaatttcatttcaaaACTACAATTATGAAATCTGTTACCTGATAAAAatttgatgatgatgatgatgattatTGCCTTTCTTGCTTTTTTTTTCTCATCAATGTAATACTCATTTAAAGTATAAATTACTGTTTTTCAGGAATTTGTTGTATATGTTTGTTTCTCAGAGATAATAGAACTCATTTATATATTGGTGTGAAAGTTTTCAGGGACTTGGTAAATTCTGCTACTTGCTAGCTAAAGTTCCCCTGTTCTAATAATGTATTAGAAATTCTTATAAAAGCAATATAATACATACACGTGTAAAGATGTATCTCATAGCACCGCTACTTTCCTGTACAATAACAGTTGATTTATggaactcatacttcaatttatattaaaaattcattcaatttatatatccaaaaaatatttgttatttagAAACTCGATCCTAGTCCGTTATCCTACTCCTGTTCATAtagtaataaaaaccataatgaaaTAGCCATTTGTGCACATCTCCCTCTGTGGAAAAAAGACAAGAAATTGTTTATACCCCCCACCCCAACCATCCCATCCCCTTACTACATTTTCTAACAAATGTGTAAAAACAACTACATTAAAATGTATAACACAcatgaaatttgaaatatattcAAGTCATAGATTAGGGAAACATCAATATGCATCACCTGGTCGATATAAGAAATACCTTATTGAAGATAACACTATTATAGTAGAAATTTAATTCCCAGTTTATAGATATGTATAACACATTTCCTTCGTTTCTTCTTTTGCTTTGAACCAAGCATCTCTCCGAATCATATTAGATCATTGTAAAAGATTGAATTTTATAGCATTTGAAGAACTTAAGTTGACGATATCACGCTTTGGAAGTTACTGAAATTGTAGATTCATTCTGCTACCGAACATAAAGCGAATAAACTTTGATCTTTTGTTATCGAAAACTCCGTCCGCTATACATGAGACCGATGCAGCGCCAATCCTGCAGTTCAGAACAATATTTGCATACTCATACCCCTCCCCCTTCAGCCCTTACCTTTCGTCCACGACAGTTCTACTTTCATTAGATTAAATTTTTCATCACCATAAATCATTTTCAGGAAGATTACACACGGCGATCCGGTTAGGATTCTACAGTGCAGTGGTTTAAAACAACAAAGGGCACACGGTTGAACGAACGTATTCTCTGACCAGTCTAGCTgaaacataatattcatacCCCCTTTCCCCCTTTCCCAAGCAAGTACTCCTTTGTTCACTAAACATACCACGTGTGGAGATGTCGCACGTATACACATTCCAGCAACAATAATGTGACTGTAGTTGTTTACGCTCGTGCATCAGAGATGACTCTTTCTGGTGTTCCTGTGATATAAAAACAAAAACACCCAACAGAATCGTCCCAagaaaatattcaaaacaacaATTATAGAATCGTAATATTTGATACCACTCTTCtcaaaaagtaaaaataaaagatTCAGCCATCCATGTCCCAAGATGTCCGATTCACCTTCGATATACTTTTTTGTGACTTAATATTTAGTCATTCGGTTCCATGGAATCATTAGAACTTTTAATCATATTATGCTTTAAAAGTTTAAACGTATCGATCAGTGTCTGCTACGTGTCACTGCTTTCCTATTGCGTAGTCGATAATAAAAAGCAACTCTGCACAGTCTTGTGTACGAATGCAATCTGAAGtaaagaaagtttactcaaagcCACCCCCCACCCCCCCTCCTCTCCCCATCATCACATCTTAACTCTAGAAGTAGCGTTGATCATATTTCGTATTCGATTTACTGTAATATGAGCTAATACCTCTAttcttcacttgtataacacctTCTCAGCATATCTCTCTTGTCAACAAGCGTTTATCCTAGTTTTATTATCTAGAACATACGTTACACAAAATCCTTCCTGTTTCAGGAAGGGTAATTCGGGAGGCTCAAATCTGTGAAAATAATTATCTCATGGCAGAAAACGTCCAAAAAATATACTCAGTATTACTTGTAGGAAGTTTTCATAACATCAGAATTTCCTACTGAACTTGAGCCCTTCTATAATCACATGCTCGTATAAAAATTAGTAGTGCTACTTGCGATAAGTAACTGTCCTTTCTGGATGGTCTCAATTCGATAGACACGCAACGAAATTTTCTCCACACCTTCAGTGATCTTATCCTAATTCAAATGGGATAATATGCGAACTTCTTTAAGTACCCAGCTCAGTTGATCTCATGTTGTACCTCAATAAATAGAACGACCCATGCTCGACTTGGTGGTGCAAGCATCAGAGAAAACCTTCCTGGACCTGAGAAAACACGTTTGCACAGGTGGTAACGATCAGAAGGGGTTAGCTCACCGAACAGGGCTCAAATAAGTTGCAGTTTGTTGTAGTGAGCTTGTATTTCACATGCGCCGGATGACTTTGGAACCCGCCGATGCTTGTTTAAGACataacagtgcgaaagtgaggTGTTCACGTGTGACGATCGCCGTGCAATTCAGCCGCAACGCTTCGTGCGCAAATTCTAGAAACAAACACTTCCCCCGGTTTTCCATCCCATACTACTAATAATTCTCTCCTCTCACcactcctctctctttctcatcTGATTTATGGTTACAAGGACAGGCCAGTGAGGTCACCGACGACGACCAACAGCCTGGAGACGACACGTGTGTATGGTTCTCTTGCGTGCGATAGAATTTTGTAAGGTGTATGCTGGACTGAAAAGGATTTTTGGCATTAATAACGACAAGTTTAAagattacaaaataaaatataaatttctgtTTGTAATATTTATTCTTCCAATTCTGCTCCTCTTCTGCTGTGTATCACAATACGTACAAGAAATTCATTTTTCAGATATAACGTATAAAGTCTATGTACAAAGTATCTTGATCTTTTGGTTGACAAACGCAGTATTTTCTAAATCTATCATTTAAAATATATTGTACAAATTTACATAGAATTACGAGTTACATACAAATATGAATTCAAGTTTCAATGAAATTGCAATCTTTCTGAAAAGTAGAAAAAGTATCTAATAAAACACTGTAAATATTCTTTAAATTCTCTAATCAGGTACTTTACAAGAGGTTGTAAAGGAAAGTACATTGGCTTCGATACAGTTTACAAACCAAACTGATGAAAGATGTAGCCTAGAACACAGGATGATCCCCTGTTCCCCCCTGTGGTATGCCCAGCATCGCTGCAAACAGCAACTCCCTCCGCCCGTCCCATTGCCATCTCAAACGGTGAGACTGCAAGTAAAAAATACCCAGATATACACCAGGATAGTGATGCGACTTCTAGGTCCTGCAGTACCAACACAGTATAGTGGGTACTGCACACGctgcaggattcaagattccagGTTAACAGCTGTTAACATCAACATTGTCAAAATTCCCATCGACAAAGCTGCAGGCGTTTCTTCAAAAACTGGATCATTTCAGACTCGTCAGGTTTTTCAGACCTGGCCCCTCTTCTTCCGTCATTTCTTCACCGCTGCAACGGTACTTTGATCTCGCTCAACTTGGACATAAAATTATCCAAACTGCTCAACTCTGGACATAACGGTGCTTGCCACGGATCGTTTTCTTGGCACAATCTTGAGGTTTTCATATTTTCGCtgccataaaagtcataattagGATAGTCCGCGTCTTTCAGGAACTGCTTTTTAAATTGCTGCCATTTTGAAATTCTTGATAATTGTTTGGTACGCAATTCGTGTTCCGCTTTAGACAAGGCACAAGAGAGTACTGCTTCGACACGTAAATCACGCTTACGACTTCGACGACACATCAGCTTCTTGCAGCGGACTCTACTGATCCAGTTGGCCAGTTGTTCAGTATGGCTTGGTTTATCCACATCGATCTCTCGAGGTCTCGTAGTAGCCACCATAATTCCAATCTGGTAGGCTCAATTTCTTTAACTTCCGCTCTTGAGGTCTTCTTTCTCCAACGCAGATCCGGTACAAATTATGTCCCAAAATTCCGTTTTCTCGACAAACGATAAAACCAACACGAAGCTGGTACGAGTGCCACCCCCTCTTACAATTCTTTAAGCTTTTTCACCTAAGTATTGAATAAGTAAGGAGAACACCAACCTGTATCTAGCTCGTGTTTCTTGGTGCCCGATGAAAGGAAAGCCCGTAGTAACAACGGAAAAAAAATACTTTGAACTATCGAGCAAGATACAATTCTCACTGTTCGAAGACGACGTAGGAAATGCCGAGGCTTCGCCTTTCAGGGAGACCTTATATATCCCGACGCTCTCCACTATGTGGTATCCTTACGCGCGATCAATAGAAAATAGTCCCTCATAAAATTGCATATTACTATCATTTTCTGAAACTTTTTCACGATATTTTTACTCGGATAATTTTTACATgtatttttagttattttgatATAAAATATTACATGTATTTAGAGATTTTGTCAATATTCGTTACTTTTAAGAAATAGTTTCCGGCGGATGACAGTGCTACTCGGTCTACCCTCTCTACCAATGGCGTCTCTTTGTGCTACGTCATACGTACGTTGTCCTGTTGCGGATAATTCCCAACGTTGCCAAGTTTCTTAGCGTCGTTACGATCAATATCGTAGCTTTCGTTATTTTCACTATAGAAGTGtgtagttttcaatttttaacttCCGCAAATATAATCTATATTAAAGGTTTTATAAAAACTAAAGGTTCTTTTCTTGGAAAATTACAATTTTAGAACTTATACGCATACTTTTCACTTCATTGAATGGCTTGAGAAAATTTTCACAACGTTGAACAAACGTTTTTTCAATGCtctcaaaaaataaattaaaataaacttACATTAGAATATAGAACTCATAATACTCCTatgaaaacacacaataaatcttATGAAAGTTCTAGAGAACTTAGAAAGATATTAAAAAGATATCAAATTAAACTCAGCATCTATAGAATTACCTTATATTTATTTGTAAAAACGATAATTCTGTATATTTATGAATgtagatataaaataaatatcgcTAGAAACaccataattataaatataattgtTTAAATATAAGAAAATCCATGATTTTGTAAACATTATAGAATACGGCAAATGGcaacactgccagaagcatataattcctAAACACTTTACACTCGCAAAGAAGAAAGGACGCTTTTCCTTATATCTGTTTTATTTTCTAAAGATAGGTCATTTATTGAAagtattgaaattaaaattgtttGTATTCCTTTCTTATTTTTATCATGAAATAATTGAATTGGATTACACACTATAATATCGTTTCTAACGAAACTACGACTTTTCAAACATTGTTGATTAAATGAGCAGTAAATTATAACTGTTTCTTTTATGTATTCTTTATTTATTGATACATACTGTAGCTAATTCA carries:
- the LOC143179169 gene encoding uncharacterized protein LOC143179169: MVATTRPREIDVDKPSHTEQLANWISRVRCKKLMCRRSRKRDLRVEAVLSCALSKAEHELRTKQLSRISKWQQFKKQFLKDADYPNYDFYGSENMKTSRLCQENDPWQAPLCPELSSLDNFMSKLSEIKVPLQR